A genome region from Candidatus Protochlamydia phocaeensis includes the following:
- a CDS encoding 1-deoxy-D-xylulose-5-phosphate synthase, which translates to MTQLLSSIHSPQDIKEFSLAELNQLATEIRQRIIEVLSVNGGHLASNLGVVELTLALHKVFSSPEDKFIWDVSHQTYVHKLLTGRNNRFHQIRQFKGLCGFCHPKESIHDHFHAGHAGTALSLALGVAKNRDLTKRQEYVIPIIGDATLTCGLSLEALNNISRELKRFIVILNDNAMSISKNVGAITHILSRLLSNPTTNKIYQELDTFVSKIPSYGPILSQQGHKITESLKNLVSPAAYFEQYGLSYIGPIDGHDVKKLIDVLEGVKDSSWPVVIHVLTRKGEGMDEAIKNPVSYHGAKPFSRDTGKFLPNPTTKPTFPKIFGTHLLKMAERDPSVVAITPAMSAGSCLDEFMKAFPDRCLDVGIAESHAITFAGGIAYGGKMKVVASIYATFLQRAFDNLFHDVCLQELPVVFAIDRAGISGPDGSTHHGIYDISFLNAMPNMIITQPRNGQVLKELMESAFSWKRPTAIRYPNLATEDADEPLKERELGKGEVLVEGKDILIIALGHMNATALKTRALLAEEGIDATVMDPVFIKPLDTDLLCRLLLTHSKIVTIEEHSVAAGMGSIVNNFLMRQGFNNVQVLNLGIPEAFIDHGSNQDLLNEVGLTLDKIAKQILSHFNLKSSKALQV; encoded by the coding sequence ATGACGCAACTTCTTTCCTCCATTCATTCACCACAGGATATCAAAGAATTCTCGTTGGCAGAATTGAATCAATTAGCAACTGAAATTCGCCAACGGATTATCGAAGTTCTTTCTGTCAATGGAGGACATTTAGCTTCCAATCTGGGAGTTGTTGAATTGACACTGGCCTTGCATAAAGTATTCAGTTCGCCAGAAGATAAATTCATTTGGGACGTCAGCCATCAAACTTACGTGCACAAGCTTTTAACAGGGCGCAACAATCGTTTTCACCAAATTCGTCAATTTAAGGGATTATGCGGCTTTTGCCATCCCAAAGAATCCATCCACGATCATTTCCATGCCGGCCATGCCGGGACGGCTCTTTCCCTTGCACTGGGAGTAGCCAAAAATAGGGATTTAACTAAGCGCCAGGAATATGTCATTCCCATTATTGGCGATGCAACACTTACCTGCGGTTTATCTCTTGAGGCGCTTAACAATATTTCTCGAGAACTCAAGCGCTTTATCGTGATTCTCAATGATAACGCCATGTCCATTTCAAAGAATGTCGGAGCGATCACCCATATCCTTAGCCGTTTATTGAGCAACCCGACGACGAACAAGATTTATCAAGAATTGGATACATTTGTCTCTAAAATCCCCAGCTATGGGCCTATCCTTTCCCAGCAAGGGCACAAGATCACAGAATCCTTAAAGAATTTAGTAAGCCCTGCCGCTTATTTCGAGCAATACGGCTTGTCTTATATCGGCCCGATTGATGGGCATGATGTCAAAAAATTAATCGACGTTCTAGAAGGCGTCAAAGATTCAAGCTGGCCGGTTGTCATTCACGTATTGACAAGAAAGGGCGAAGGAATGGACGAAGCTATTAAAAATCCCGTTTCTTACCATGGCGCCAAGCCTTTTAGCCGCGACACAGGAAAATTTTTACCCAACCCGACCACGAAACCCACTTTTCCCAAAATTTTTGGCACCCATCTCTTAAAAATGGCTGAAAGGGACCCAAGCGTGGTTGCGATTACGCCTGCCATGTCGGCCGGATCTTGTTTAGATGAATTTATGAAAGCCTTTCCCGACCGCTGCTTAGATGTTGGAATAGCAGAGTCGCATGCCATCACTTTTGCAGGCGGCATTGCTTACGGTGGAAAAATGAAGGTAGTGGCCTCGATTTACGCCACATTTCTGCAACGCGCGTTCGACAATCTTTTCCATGATGTCTGCTTGCAAGAGCTGCCGGTCGTCTTTGCTATCGACCGGGCGGGAATTTCAGGCCCTGACGGATCGACCCACCATGGCATTTATGACATCTCTTTTCTTAATGCCATGCCCAATATGATCATTACGCAGCCGCGCAACGGGCAAGTATTAAAGGAATTAATGGAATCCGCTTTTTCCTGGAAGCGTCCGACAGCCATCCGCTATCCCAATCTCGCCACAGAAGACGCGGACGAGCCTTTAAAAGAACGAGAGCTTGGCAAGGGAGAAGTTTTAGTAGAAGGCAAAGACATTCTTATCATCGCCTTAGGCCATATGAATGCAACGGCATTAAAAACCCGGGCCCTGCTCGCAGAAGAGGGAATTGATGCCACTGTCATGGACCCCGTATTCATCAAGCCTCTAGACACCGATCTGTTATGCCGTTTATTGCTGACGCATAGCAAGATCGTGACCATTGAAGAGCATTCAGTCGCTGCAGGAATGGGATCGATTGTAAACAACTTCTTGATGCGCCAAGGGTTCAACAACGTACAAGTGTTAAATCTAGGCATTCCTGAAGCCTTCATTGACCATGGCAGTAACCAAGACCTATTGAACGAAGTCGGTTTGACACTTGATAAAATTGCCAAGCAAATTTTGTCCCATTTTAACTTGAAATCTTCCAAAGCTCTTCAAGTATAA
- a CDS encoding exodeoxyribonuclease VII small subunit → MNNDTLQDLNTISFEAALARLETILERMNSGTISLDESLKLYEEADQLIAICNKRLNEAERKIEILVKNRSGELMLGSDDKPLTQDYKVNPSN, encoded by the coding sequence GTGAATAACGATACTCTACAAGATCTGAACACTATTAGCTTTGAAGCTGCCTTAGCACGTTTAGAAACTATTCTTGAGCGCATGAATAGCGGTACGATTAGCCTTGACGAATCCCTTAAGCTCTATGAAGAGGCTGATCAATTAATTGCGATTTGCAATAAACGCTTAAATGAGGCTGAGCGCAAAATTGAGATCCTTGTAAAAAATAGAAGTGGCGAACTGATGCTCGGAAGCGACGACAAACCTTTGACCCAAGATTATAAAGTAAATCCTTCTAATTAG